The Desulfobulbus propionicus DSM 2032 DNA segment GGCGCTGAATGCCAAGCCGATTCTGGGCATCCGCATCAAACTCTCGGCCCAGGCTGGCGGCCACTGGTCGGAATCCGGCGGCGAGCGCTCGATCTTCGGCCTCAACACCAGCCAGATCATCCAGGCGGTGGACCTGCTGGCCAGCGCCGGCATGCTCGACTGCCTCAAGCTGGTCCATTACCATCTGGGCTCGCAGATCTCCAACATCCGCGAGATCCGCACCGCAGTCAACGAGGCCTGCCGGGTCTACGCCGGTCTGGTCAAGGAAGGGGCCCAGGTCCAGTACCTCGACCTCGGCGGCGGGCTGGCGGTGGACTATGACGGCTCGCAGTCCAACTTCCTCTCCAGCCGCAACTACACCCTCAAGGAATACTGCACCGACATCATCGAGGCGGTGATGACTTCGCTGGAGGAGGACCAGATTCCGCACCCGGTGATCGTCACCGAATCGGGACGGGCCCTGGTGGCCTATTACTCGATCCTCTTGTTCAACATCCTCGACGTCACCCAGTTCCATGCCGAGCCCCTGCCGGCCAAGCTGCCCGAAGGTTGCCCGCCGCAGCTCGAATACATGCACCAGGCGCTCAAGGACCTGACCATCCGCAACATTCAGGAAGTGCTCAACGACGTTATCTTCTACCGCGACGAAACCCGGCGGATGTTTCAGCACGGCAAAATCAGCCTGCGTGAACGTTCGCTGGCCGAGCAGCTGTTTTGGACCACGATCAACGAGATCAACCGCCTGGCCAAGGAGCTGAAGAATCCGAGCGCCGAGCTCATCGATCTCGACCGGGTCCTCTCCGATTTTTATTACTGCAATTTCAGCGTCTTTCAGAGTTTGCCCGATAGCTGGGCCATCGGCCAGCTGTTTCCGATCATGCCCATCCATCGCCTGGACGAGGAACCGACCCGCAAGGGCATCCTGGCTGACATCACCTGCGACTGCGACGGCAAGATCGACCAGTTCATCGACAAACGCGGGGTCAAACGCTATCTGCCGCTGCACGAACTCAAGCCCTACGAAGAGTATATTCTTGGTGTGTTCCTGGTCGGCGCCTATCAGGAGACCTTGGGTGATCTCCATAACCTGCTGGGCGACACCAACGTGGTCACCATCCGCATCCAGGACAAGGGCGAATTTGAATTCGTCAGCGAACAGGAAGGTGACACCGTGGCTGAGGTGCTGTCCTACGTGCAGTACGATCCCAAGCGGCTTTTTGTCCGCTTCCGTGAAACCGCCGAGCAGGCGGTGCGCTCCGGGCGGATCAGCGCCCAGGAGCGACGGGAGATTGTCGAGGCCTATGAGGCGGGGTTGCGGGGCTACACCTATTTTGAGCGGTAGGCGGAGCGATCAGGGAGAGGGCGCAACATGCGATGCTCCTGCATGTCGTGTTGCACATGGTCAGTGGATGCGTCCTCGACCGCCTGCCCGTGTTTGGTCGTTGATCGCCATGATCGACGGCAAAACGAAAAATTGGCGGGCGTGAGGGGCGCGAGCAAACAGACGGTACCCCATGGACAAACGACTTTTCGTGGCCATTGATCCACCGCCGGAGATTCGCGAGCAGTTGGCCGGGATCTGTTGCGGTCTGCCCGCCGCCCGCTGGACGCCGGTCGAACAACTGCATCTCACCCTCTGCTTTATCGGCGAGGTCGACGGTGCAATCTTTCTCGACATCCGGGAGGCGCTCGGCGAGCTCTCCGCCCCGTCCTTTGACCTGCGGCTCAAGGGGGTGGGGTTTTTCCCGCCGCGTGGCCTGCCGCGGGTGGTCTGGGCCGGCGTGGAGCGCAGCGAACCGTTGTTGGGGCTGCAGCGTAAGATCACCACCCGGCTGTTTCAACTGGGGGTTGCACTGGACAACCGCAAATTCAGCCCCCTGTTCACCGTGGACCGTTTTCTCCTCTATTCCAGCATCCTGGGCCGCAAGGGCGCCACCCATATCGTGGAGCGGGAATACCCGCTCAGTATCGGCAACAGCTAGGAACCGCGGACCCTCCCTGGTGCAGACATCCACCCCAAGGGGGCAGGCTGCCCAACAAGGGGCGTTATGTCCCGCTCTTGCGACCTTTATTCCGATTTTTCGGATTTTATTTTCATTTTCCCGGAATTTCGTTGTCCTGTTGTTTTGTGATTCTTGGCTGTTCTGGGATAAAAGAATATTATTTCAAACTGTTGCTGTTTTTTTCGCGTTTTTCTCCTTCTGGTACGAATGATGCTTTCTGTAAAGGAACATGACATGTCTGATTCGCAGACGCACCCCAAGGAGGCGCAACATGAAAAAACAGATGATCATACTGGCGGGCTTGTTGGCCCTTTGTCCGCTGACCGCAGCGGCGGACGCCGTTTCAACAGGGTATATGCAAATAGGCTATAACCAGCCTGTTGTGCAGACTTCCCTTGGAAACTGGTATACGGATTATGAGATAACAGCTTCAAGTCTCGGAGAGCTTGCGTTACAGAGTTCCGAAGTTTTTTGTGTGGAACATGCTGATCTGAATAAAAATTATGCTGAATATGCCTTTTATCGGATCGATGAACAGTTGGATACCGACTACGGTGGTGGCGACGCAGCCTACCTCGACAAATTGATCCAAGCGAGCTGGATCGCCACTTGGGCACTGACCTCAAACCAAACGGACGCCAAAACGATCGGACAGCTGGCAATATGGCATGTCATGCTTGGTGCGACTATTGCTGAGACCAACTCGTATTACGGCCAGGTCATGCAGCTTCTGTATCCGGCCTATAATACAGCGAAAGAAGACGGCACCTATAATGATTATGTCGACGATTGGTTACTCGCGGTGAATCCTGCGGTGACCAATGGTGAGATTCCACTGGGGGTGCCAGGGCAGAATTTTCTCGTGAAGGCCAATAGCCCTGTTCCCGAGCCAGCCACCATGTTTTTGTTTGGCACTGGAATGGCCGGACTGGCAGGAATGATCCGGCGCAAGCGAAGCTGAACGAAAATTCGGAATATCCGCCATGGCGGAATAAAAAAAGCAGGGCCATCTGGCCCTGCTTTTTTTATTGCCTCTCTTGACCGTATTTCCGTCATCAGGTACATAGCTGTGGATTGCGGCCACAAAAAAAGCGGTCACAGATTACCCTGTGACCGCTTGCATTTTTTGGAGGCGACGAGCGGATTTGAACCGCTGAGTAATGGTTTTGCAGACCACTGCCTTACCACTTGGCTACGTCGCCGGAACGTGCGGCACACATATACCATAGATTTTTTTTTTGACAAGGGGAAATCCAACCCATGGGAACCACCATCGCCAACCTGATTCAGGACAACGAGGAAGGGTTGCACGAGTTGCAGGAACGGATCGGTTATCGCTTTCGCGACCTGCGGCTGCTGCAACTCTCTCTCATCCACAGCTCCTTCGCCTTCGAGCGCCTCGACGATGGCCGGCACAACGAAACCCAGGAATTCCTGGGTGATGCCGTCCTCGACCTGACCGTCGGCTACATCCTTTTCGTCCGTTTTCCGGAAATGCGCGAGGGCAAGTTGACCCGCATCCGGTCGGCCCTGGTCAACGAACAGGGGCTGGCCGACCGGGCCCGGGAGATTGATCTGGGCAAGTACCTGCTGCTGGGCAAGGGGGAGAACGCCTCCAACGGCCGCGACAAATCGTCCATCCTCTCCTGTGCCTACGAGGCCCTGGTGGGCGCGTTGTTTCTCGACGGCGGCTACGACCAGGCCCTGGCCTTTGTCCGCCGTTTCTTCGAGCCGCATATCGACCAGCACCAGGAACAGCTGGTCAGCGCCGATGCCAAGAGCTCGCTCCAGGAATTGCTCCAGGAGCGGTTCAACGAAGGGCCGGAGTATATGCTCACCGGCGAGGAAGGGCCGGCCCATGCCCGCCTCTTCTCCATCACCGTCACCTTTCAGGGAGAAGAGCTGGGCAGCGGCAGGGCTTCGAGCAAGAAGGAGGCCGAGCAGCAGGCCGCTCGCGCCGCCCTGGACTATCTCGCGCCCAGGCAGGGCTGACCGATCCGTTTGGGTCCCCCGATATGCCGCTGGTCATCCCGATCTTCATCCCCCACGAGGGCTGCCCGCACCGCTGCATCTTCTGCGACCAGCGCCGGATCAGCGGCCAGGTCGCTCCTCCGGTCGACAGCAACGGGGTGGCGGAGACGATCCGCGTTTGGCTGGCCCGATCGCGGCCCGACAGGCGGGAGCGGGTGCAGGTGGCCTTGTACGGCGGCAGCTTCACCGGTCTGCCCGTCGAGCGCCAGCGGGAACTGCTGGCCGCGGTGCAGCCGTTTCGCCGCCATGGACTGGTCCAGGAGATCCGTCTGTCGACCCGGCCCGACCTGATCGACAGCGGGCGGCTGGATCTGCTGGAAGAGTACGGGGTGTCGATTGTCGAGCTGGGAGCCCAGTCCTGCGATGACCGGGTTCTGCGTCTCGCTGGACGGGGGCATGGCGGCGCGGCTGTCGAGGACGCGGCGCGCCAGCTCCGGGAACGGGGTTTTGGTTTGGGCATACAGCTGATGCTCGGGCTGCCGGGTGACAGCTTTCGCATCCTGCGCCAGACCGTGGCGACGGTTGTCAGCCTGCGGCCCGCGTTTGTGCGCCTCTATCCGGTGCTGGTGGTGCGCGGCAGCGGGTTGGAGCGGTTGTACCACCGGGGAGGATACCGGCCGCTCAGTCTCGGCCGGGCGGTGGTTCTGACCGCCTACATGAAAAAACGGTTTGACGATCAGGGGATCGGGGTGGTACGGATGGGCCTGCAACCAAGCCCGGAGCTAGAGCGCGCCGTGGTGGCCGGCCCCTACCATCCGGCCTTTGGCGAACTGGTCAAGGCCCGGCTGATGCTCCGCCAGGCCCGGCGGCTGCTGGCCGGAGTGCAGCCCTCGACCCCGGTGACCCTGGTAATTGCCGAGCGGGATCAATCCATCTTTCGCGGCCCGCGTTCGGCCAACCTGGAACGGCTGCGGCAGTTGGGGTTGCTGGACCGCTTTGTTCTGCGCGCCGACCCGAACCAGCCCCGGCAGGCGATAGCAATAGGTGGATAGGTGGACAGTCTGTAGGTTGTCAGGGTGTCCGCACCGCGTAGCTGCTCCTCTTGATGGGCGACCGATCACCGCTCTCTCCCTCGCACATTGAACCACCTGATAGACCAACAGATTCAACCGATAACAGCACCTCTCTTTCATGCTCAGCATCAACAATCTCAACCTGCAGTACGGCAGCAAACATATTTTCCGCGACGTTTCGGCCCAGATCCACATCGGTGACCGGGTCGGCCTGGCAGGCGTCAACGGCGCCGGCAAGTCGACCCTGCTCAGGATCATGTGCGGCGAGCAGGAGGTCGATCCGGGCATCGTCAACCGCGCTTCCTGGTTCACCGTGGCCTACCTGCCCCAGGAGGTGAGCATCGAACTGGGGAGCCGCAGCCTCTTTAGCGAGGCGGAATCGGCCTTTGACGAGGTCCTCGCCCAACAGGAAGAACTCGACCGGGTGAGCGAGGAGCTGGCCCTGCTCGATGCCGACAGCCCGGAGATCGAATCCTTGCTGGCCCGCCAGGGCGAGTTGCAGCATCTGCTCGAGGGCAGCGATGTGTTCCGCATCCGGCCGCAGATCGAACGGGTGCTGTTCGGGCTCGGTTTCTCCGCCGCCGACCTGGATCGCGAGGTGCGGAGTTTCTCCGGCGGCTGGATCATGCGGCTCTTGCTGGCCAAGCTGCTCTTGAAGCGGCCGGCACTGCTCCTTTTGGACGAGCCCACCAACCATCTCGACCTTGACTCGCTCACCTGGTTGGAGGAGTTTCTTCTCGGCTATCAGGGCTCGATGGTTATCATCTCCCACGACCGTTCCTTCCTCGACCGGGTGACGCAGGTCACCTGGGAGCTGAGCCTGGGGCGACTGAGTGTTTTTCGCGGCAACTACTCCCATTATCTAGTGGAAAAGGCGCAGCGGCTGGAACTGGAGCGTGCCGCTTACGACAATCAGCAGGCCCTGATCCGCCAGAGTGAACGGTTCATCACCCGGTTCCGCGCCAAATCCACCAAGGCCAAGCAGGTGCAGAGCCGGGTCAAGCAGTTGGAGAAACTGGAACGGCTCGAGCTCTCGGAAACCGAGCGCACCATCCATTTTACCTTTCCGCCGGCCGCCCCCTCGGGCCGCGATGTGCTCAGCCTGGAGGGCGTGCGCAAAGCGTATCACGGCCAACAGGTGTTCGATGGCGTCAGCTTCTCCCTGCAGCGTGGCGACAAGCTGGCCGTGGTCGGCGTCAACGGCGCCGGCAAGACCACCCTGCTCAAGATTCTGGCTGGCCTGGAGCCGGCCGAGGGCACGATCAAGCCAGGCCACAACGTCATCCTCTCCTACTTCGGCCAGCATCAGGCCCAGGAGTTGGCCGGCGAGCTGACCATCCTCGACACCGTCTATCACACCGCGGTCGACATGACCATCACCCAGGTGCGCTCCCTGCTCGGTGCCTTTCTCTTCAGCGGCGAGGAAGTGGAAAAGCAGGTGCGGGTGCTCT contains these protein-coding regions:
- the thpR gene encoding RNA 2',3'-cyclic phosphodiesterase, whose amino-acid sequence is MDKRLFVAIDPPPEIREQLAGICCGLPAARWTPVEQLHLTLCFIGEVDGAIFLDIREALGELSAPSFDLRLKGVGFFPPRGLPRVVWAGVERSEPLLGLQRKITTRLFQLGVALDNRKFSPLFTVDRFLLYSSILGRKGATHIVEREYPLSIGNS
- a CDS encoding ABC-F family ATP-binding cassette domain-containing protein gives rise to the protein MLSINNLNLQYGSKHIFRDVSAQIHIGDRVGLAGVNGAGKSTLLRIMCGEQEVDPGIVNRASWFTVAYLPQEVSIELGSRSLFSEAESAFDEVLAQQEELDRVSEELALLDADSPEIESLLARQGELQHLLEGSDVFRIRPQIERVLFGLGFSAADLDREVRSFSGGWIMRLLLAKLLLKRPALLLLDEPTNHLDLDSLTWLEEFLLGYQGSMVIISHDRSFLDRVTQVTWELSLGRLSVFRGNYSHYLVEKAQRLELERAAYDNQQALIRQSERFITRFRAKSTKAKQVQSRVKQLEKLERLELSETERTIHFTFPPAAPSGRDVLSLEGVRKAYHGQQVFDGVSFSLQRGDKLAVVGVNGAGKTTLLKILAGLEPAEGTIKPGHNVILSYFGQHQAQELAGELTILDTVYHTAVDMTITQVRSLLGAFLFSGEEVEKQVRVLSGGEKSRVALAKMLVRPANLMLLDEPTNHLDMSSQEILQEAMAQYEGTIIVVSHNRFFVNSFVNKVLEIRNGKATIHEGNIDDYLEWRRKMEAVQSGTGTESAKIKAPVHTSSVPESSGAVADKKTQRKQRALERQQLNKKLGPWKKKSDEAEREIERYESRKAELEALMADPDLYGDQERWSATSKEYGQVERHLERAYQRWEEAQQAIEAIEREVAAHDQ
- a CDS encoding PEP-CTERM sorting domain-containing protein, with amino-acid sequence MKKQMIILAGLLALCPLTAAADAVSTGYMQIGYNQPVVQTSLGNWYTDYEITASSLGELALQSSEVFCVEHADLNKNYAEYAFYRIDEQLDTDYGGGDAAYLDKLIQASWIATWALTSNQTDAKTIGQLAIWHVMLGATIAETNSYYGQVMQLLYPAYNTAKEDGTYNDYVDDWLLAVNPAVTNGEIPLGVPGQNFLVKANSPVPEPATMFLFGTGMAGLAGMIRRKRS
- a CDS encoding elongator complex protein 3, translated to MPLVIPIFIPHEGCPHRCIFCDQRRISGQVAPPVDSNGVAETIRVWLARSRPDRRERVQVALYGGSFTGLPVERQRELLAAVQPFRRHGLVQEIRLSTRPDLIDSGRLDLLEEYGVSIVELGAQSCDDRVLRLAGRGHGGAAVEDAARQLRERGFGLGIQLMLGLPGDSFRILRQTVATVVSLRPAFVRLYPVLVVRGSGLERLYHRGGYRPLSLGRAVVLTAYMKKRFDDQGIGVVRMGLQPSPELERAVVAGPYHPAFGELVKARLMLRQARRLLAGVQPSTPVTLVIAERDQSIFRGPRSANLERLRQLGLLDRFVLRADPNQPRQAIAIGG
- the rnc gene encoding ribonuclease III, with product MGTTIANLIQDNEEGLHELQERIGYRFRDLRLLQLSLIHSSFAFERLDDGRHNETQEFLGDAVLDLTVGYILFVRFPEMREGKLTRIRSALVNEQGLADRAREIDLGKYLLLGKGENASNGRDKSSILSCAYEALVGALFLDGGYDQALAFVRRFFEPHIDQHQEQLVSADAKSSLQELLQERFNEGPEYMLTGEEGPAHARLFSITVTFQGEELGSGRASSKKEAEQQAARAALDYLAPRQG
- the speA gene encoding biosynthetic arginine decarboxylase, producing the protein MERWNINKSSDLYGVTEWGGGYFFAAENGDMMVMPEPGAVDRAVSIAEISKGIRERGFDMPVLLRIENILDAQITSLNETFRSAMEELGYKGTFMGAYPIKVNQQQQVVEKIAQFGSRYHHGLEAGSKAELIAAMGMMRDKKAALICNGYKDEEFIDLGLYATKIGFTCILVVEMPDELPLIIERSKALNAKPILGIRIKLSAQAGGHWSESGGERSIFGLNTSQIIQAVDLLASAGMLDCLKLVHYHLGSQISNIREIRTAVNEACRVYAGLVKEGAQVQYLDLGGGLAVDYDGSQSNFLSSRNYTLKEYCTDIIEAVMTSLEEDQIPHPVIVTESGRALVAYYSILLFNILDVTQFHAEPLPAKLPEGCPPQLEYMHQALKDLTIRNIQEVLNDVIFYRDETRRMFQHGKISLRERSLAEQLFWTTINEINRLAKELKNPSAELIDLDRVLSDFYYCNFSVFQSLPDSWAIGQLFPIMPIHRLDEEPTRKGILADITCDCDGKIDQFIDKRGVKRYLPLHELKPYEEYILGVFLVGAYQETLGDLHNLLGDTNVVTIRIQDKGEFEFVSEQEGDTVAEVLSYVQYDPKRLFVRFRETAEQAVRSGRISAQERREIVEAYEAGLRGYTYFER